One Embleya scabrispora DNA segment encodes these proteins:
- a CDS encoding ArsR/SmtB family transcription factor: protein MLRFHFTDADLRRVVVAPAPNALLEVALGVRYLHTRPAGITWSRTGLREWRQRIGGSLAPRAGLLGDLDPPQGGIFDFFCQLSAPDLNTGVELALGTPTRELADEIAVLPRHVRDRPLSRELADGTPKGRQALAQDTRRFFASSLAPLWPRIQSEAVADRALRAETLLRGGVDAMLATLVPRWRWQPPVLHVPAPCAPRDIRLDGHGLLLVPSYFVQSPMFGRGADGRMELFYPLHLGERPGRASDTLGPLLGRTRASVLATLRHPASTSEVADRAGISLPSASQHTTVLRNAGLVSTIRTGAAVLHTLTPLGAGLLHGDATTPSVGSERSGHQPEPRG, encoded by the coding sequence GTGTTGCGCTTTCATTTCACCGACGCGGATCTCCGCCGGGTCGTCGTCGCTCCCGCGCCCAACGCTCTGCTCGAAGTCGCCCTCGGGGTGCGATACCTGCACACCCGACCGGCCGGAATCACGTGGTCGCGGACGGGACTTCGGGAATGGCGACAACGGATCGGGGGGAGCCTGGCCCCACGGGCAGGACTCCTCGGGGACCTCGACCCTCCGCAGGGAGGCATATTCGACTTCTTCTGCCAACTCTCGGCTCCCGACCTGAACACCGGTGTCGAACTCGCCCTCGGGACGCCGACCCGCGAACTGGCGGACGAAATCGCCGTCCTGCCCCGCCATGTCCGGGACAGACCCCTGTCGCGGGAACTGGCCGACGGCACACCCAAGGGTCGGCAGGCCCTCGCGCAGGACACTCGGCGCTTCTTCGCCTCGTCCCTCGCACCGCTGTGGCCACGGATCCAGTCCGAAGCCGTCGCCGACCGGGCGCTGCGCGCCGAGACGCTGCTGCGCGGTGGCGTGGACGCGATGTTGGCCACGCTCGTTCCGCGCTGGCGTTGGCAGCCGCCGGTTCTCCACGTACCCGCACCGTGCGCTCCCCGCGACATCCGGCTCGACGGGCACGGTCTGCTGCTCGTCCCGTCGTACTTCGTGCAGAGCCCGATGTTCGGGCGCGGCGCCGACGGGCGTATGGAATTGTTCTACCCGCTGCATCTGGGCGAGCGGCCCGGCCGGGCCTCCGACACGCTCGGGCCGCTGTTGGGACGCACCCGGGCCTCGGTACTGGCCACCCTGCGCCACCCCGCCTCCACCAGCGAGGTGGCCGACCGCGCCGGCATCTCCCTGCCGTCGGCGAGCCAGCACACCACCGTGCTGCGCAACGCCGGACTGGTCTCCACGATCCGAACCGGCGCCGCGGTCCTGCACACGTTGACCCCACTGGGAGCCGGCCTTCTCCACGGCGACGCGACGACACCTTCGGTCGGATCGGAACGGAGCGGGCATCAGCCCGAGCCGAGGGGCTGA
- a CDS encoding AraC family transcriptional regulator, which translates to MRNIPVAEVDGLDRAVLAVGTDYPHDHLLPFHEHRRTQFLYAVTGVMQVETIDGTWTVPADRAVLIPPLTAHQVTMTGVTTRSLYIEPSAVPWFPSRCRVVDVSALLRELILDAVDMEPRYPDHGRDAVVIELLLHEIRNLTPLPLDVPLPADPGLRRLCDAFLREPDIHDPPARWATALSVSERTLGRMFRGGTGLSFTQWRQRACVLHSLRHLAAGVPVSRVATTLGYENPAAFTTAFGNLLGRPPTAYGPAAVRSPARSPRPPSTRVE; encoded by the coding sequence ATGCGCAACATCCCCGTCGCCGAGGTGGACGGCCTCGACCGTGCCGTGCTGGCCGTCGGCACCGACTATCCCCACGACCACCTGCTTCCGTTCCACGAGCATCGGCGGACCCAGTTCCTGTACGCCGTCACCGGCGTCATGCAGGTGGAGACGATCGACGGCACCTGGACCGTGCCCGCGGACCGTGCGGTACTGATCCCGCCTCTGACCGCTCATCAGGTCACCATGACGGGAGTCACCACGCGCAGCCTGTACATCGAGCCGAGCGCCGTTCCGTGGTTTCCCTCGCGCTGTCGGGTCGTCGACGTCTCCGCGTTGTTGCGGGAGCTCATCCTCGACGCCGTCGACATGGAGCCCCGCTATCCCGACCACGGCCGCGATGCCGTCGTCATCGAACTGCTCCTCCACGAGATCAGAAACCTCACACCGCTTCCACTGGATGTTCCGCTTCCCGCGGATCCGGGGTTGCGCCGGTTGTGCGACGCGTTTCTCCGCGAGCCCGATATTCACGACCCGCCGGCTCGCTGGGCGACCGCCCTGAGTGTGAGTGAACGTACTCTCGGCCGCATGTTTCGGGGTGGTACGGGCCTGAGTTTCACCCAATGGCGACAGCGTGCCTGCGTTCTGCACTCCCTGCGACACCTGGCGGCGGGGGTGCCGGTCTCCCGGGTGGCGACCACACTCGGCTACGAGAATCCCGCCGCGTTCACCACGGCGTTCGGAAACCTGCTCGGTCGTCCACCGACCGCGTACGGGCCGGCCGCCGTCCGTTCGCCCGCGCGCTCACCGAGGCCGCCGTCGACCCGGGTGGAGTGA
- a CDS encoding sulfite exporter TauE/SafE family protein yields MPTLFLVLFLFGCLTGVTTVLFGFGGGFITVPVVYGFRTVTADSGADAMHVAVATSTAVMLVNALTATLVQLRHGRLRREYMWPLPAFVAIGAALGSLATTRVEGPLLHVLFAAYLAVTIIDSVLRKGFLVPAPAVRPAPLGRLTTTFGGAGIGAVAACLGVGGSVMTVPLLRRRGLPMAEAAAMANPLSLPVAVVGSVVYALAATSSAHPGRIGYVDLISSAALLSGSLPTIALVKRIGRRVPDRVHSIAYIALLVVVLLAMITTGM; encoded by the coding sequence GTGCCGACTCTCTTCCTTGTTCTCTTCCTGTTCGGCTGCCTGACCGGCGTCACGACGGTGCTCTTCGGTTTCGGCGGCGGTTTCATCACCGTCCCGGTCGTCTACGGCTTCCGGACGGTCACGGCGGATTCCGGTGCCGACGCGATGCATGTCGCGGTGGCGACGTCGACGGCGGTCATGCTCGTGAATGCGTTGACGGCCACCCTGGTACAACTGCGCCACGGACGGCTCCGCCGGGAGTACATGTGGCCGCTGCCGGCCTTCGTCGCGATCGGCGCCGCCCTCGGCTCCCTCGCGACCACCCGGGTCGAAGGCCCGCTGCTGCACGTCCTCTTCGCCGCCTATCTGGCCGTGACGATCATCGACAGCGTGTTGCGAAAGGGATTCCTCGTACCCGCACCCGCGGTACGACCGGCGCCCCTCGGACGGCTCACCACCACGTTCGGCGGCGCCGGAATAGGCGCGGTCGCCGCGTGCCTGGGCGTGGGCGGCAGCGTCATGACGGTTCCGCTCCTGCGGCGCAGGGGCCTCCCCATGGCCGAAGCCGCCGCGATGGCGAACCCACTGAGCCTTCCCGTCGCCGTGGTCGGCAGCGTCGTGTACGCGCTCGCCGCCACCTCCTCGGCGCACCCGGGCCGAATCGGCTATGTCGACCTGATCTCCTCCGCGGCCCTGCTCAGCGGGTCACTGCCCACGATCGCCCTGGTGAAGCGCATCGGCCGACGCGTCCCGGACCGCGTCCACTCCATCGCCTACATCGCCCTACTCGTGGTCGTCCTGCTCGCGATGATCACGACCGGGATGTGA
- a CDS encoding DUF899 domain-containing protein has product MTDQSTGALPPVVDRREWRAALDDLRAREKAATRELDAIAAQRRRLPMVELPDYTLIGPDGPIRLVEVFDGRSQLITYHHMWSEGAQWQCGGCTGLTSQYVRLDFLDNYDARFVVVTNGPIDEALAYRARVGNTMDWYSSAESSFGADVDAPPGGGFAVNVFLRVGDTVHRTWHTTGRGTEQLSHTFPLVDILPWGRQEEWQDSPDGWPQSPTYSKWLGSPDVARLYGPNPDGAAGPTESADPAARAVPPKGRR; this is encoded by the coding sequence ATGACCGACCAGAGCACCGGCGCACTGCCTCCGGTCGTCGATCGACGGGAGTGGCGGGCCGCGCTCGACGACCTGCGTGCGCGGGAGAAGGCCGCCACCCGCGAACTCGACGCCATCGCCGCACAGCGCCGCAGACTGCCGATGGTCGAGCTCCCGGACTACACGCTGATCGGCCCGGACGGCCCCATTCGGCTGGTCGAGGTATTCGACGGGCGCTCCCAGCTCATCACCTACCACCACATGTGGTCCGAGGGCGCGCAGTGGCAGTGCGGCGGTTGTACCGGACTGACGTCGCAGTACGTCCGGCTGGACTTCCTCGACAACTACGATGCCCGCTTCGTCGTCGTGACCAACGGACCCATCGACGAGGCGCTCGCCTACCGGGCCAGGGTCGGCAACACGATGGACTGGTACTCGTCGGCGGAAAGCTCGTTCGGCGCCGACGTGGACGCGCCGCCCGGCGGCGGCTTCGCGGTGAACGTGTTCCTTCGCGTCGGCGACACGGTCCACCGCACCTGGCACACCACCGGTCGCGGTACCGAACAGCTCAGCCACACCTTCCCGTTGGTCGACATCCTGCCGTGGGGTCGGCAGGAGGAATGGCAGGACTCACCCGACGGATGGCCCCAGTCGCCCACCTACTCCAAGTGGCTCGGCTCGCCCGATGTCGCCCGGCTGTACGGCCCGAACCCGGACGGCGCCGCCGGGCCCACGGAATCCGCGGACCCGGCGGCGCGAGCCGTGCCGCCGAAGGGAAGGCGATGA
- a CDS encoding helix-turn-helix domain-containing protein, whose product MSIVTRGIVRISTVSHGSRVCRRTPAAIRRSDPEVYLFGLLRHGRQGVEQAHNQASLGPGDLVLVDSSRPFAAGAEAPDTASGSVVLQFPKRLLPVPESKVERLLATPLCGTRGVGRLLARFMADVADEPALYTPDDHARLGHIALDLAAAVLAHHTDGEGASASGSSQHVLFLRITSFVDRHLHVPELSPATIATAHRISTRYLQRIFRTHGTSPSAYVRHRRLDRCRRDLADPAMAHLPVHAVAARWGFTRPAEFNRAFRAATGMPPGAYRIAAGQRGLRTA is encoded by the coding sequence GTGTCGATCGTGACCCGGGGGATCGTCCGGATTTCCACGGTCTCCCACGGATCGCGGGTATGCCGGCGCACGCCGGCGGCGATCCGGCGCTCGGACCCCGAGGTGTACCTGTTCGGGCTGCTCCGCCACGGCCGTCAGGGCGTCGAACAGGCCCACAACCAAGCTTCGTTGGGGCCCGGTGACCTCGTCCTGGTCGACAGCTCCCGCCCCTTCGCCGCCGGCGCCGAGGCCCCTGACACGGCGTCCGGGTCGGTGGTGCTGCAGTTCCCGAAACGACTGCTGCCCGTGCCGGAGTCCAAGGTCGAGCGACTGTTGGCGACCCCCCTGTGCGGTACCCGCGGAGTCGGCCGGCTCCTGGCCCGGTTCATGGCCGACGTGGCCGACGAGCCCGCGCTCTACACACCCGACGACCATGCCCGGCTGGGCCATATCGCGCTCGACCTGGCCGCGGCCGTGTTGGCCCACCACACCGACGGCGAGGGCGCGTCGGCGTCGGGCTCCTCGCAACACGTCCTGTTCCTGCGGATCACCTCGTTCGTCGACCGGCACCTGCACGTACCGGAGCTGAGCCCCGCGACGATCGCGACGGCCCACCGGATCTCGACCCGCTACCTGCAGCGGATCTTCCGGACGCACGGCACGTCGCCGAGCGCCTACGTCCGCCACCGGCGCTTGGACCGCTGCCGGCGGGACCTGGCCGACCCCGCCATGGCCCACCTGCCCGTGCACGCCGTCGCCGCCCGCTGGGGGTTCACCCGACCCGCCGAGTTCAACCGGGCCTTCCGCGCCGCCACGGGCATGCCCCCCGGCGCCTACCGCATCGCCGCCGGGCAGCGCGGGCTCCGAACGGCGTAG
- a CDS encoding PP2C family protein-serine/threonine phosphatase — protein MSDTPHVFSVPDGAVDENRLEELIIEAQTALPVELPALANRCADVLGLDTASIYLVDLQQRLLVPLDEAPESLRVDGTSAGWAYRTVSPRVAEVDDGLILWMPLVDGAERLGVLRVRTASLDAARMRRSRMLAHLLAMLITSKRAYSDWLAARTRTESMGAPAEMLWAFLPPRTIGSRRCVSTAVLEPAYDVAGDAFDHSVVKNILHTMILDGMGHDLTAGLTTSVAMAAARNARRDGADLPDIVGSVDRALARWLPDHFCTGVMCRLDAETGVLHWVNCGHPPPLLIRAERVLAGALDRPPQPPIGLAGPLAPAARHVYEATLEPGDCVLLYTDGVVEARDANGVEFGLDRFTDFIIGSSSAGQRPAEVLRLLIHAILDHQRNPLRDDATILLFEWSPQPR, from the coding sequence GTGTCGGACACACCGCATGTGTTCTCCGTTCCCGACGGCGCCGTCGACGAGAATCGCCTGGAAGAGCTGATCATCGAGGCGCAGACCGCACTGCCGGTCGAGCTGCCCGCGCTGGCGAATCGGTGTGCCGACGTCCTCGGCCTGGACACCGCGTCGATCTACCTCGTCGACCTGCAGCAGCGTCTGCTCGTGCCACTCGACGAGGCGCCGGAGTCGCTGAGGGTGGACGGCACGTCGGCCGGATGGGCGTACCGCACGGTCTCCCCTCGGGTGGCCGAGGTCGACGACGGCCTGATCCTGTGGATGCCCCTGGTCGACGGCGCGGAGCGGCTGGGCGTATTGCGAGTGCGGACCGCCTCGCTCGACGCGGCGCGCATGCGCCGCAGCCGGATGCTGGCCCATCTGCTCGCCATGCTGATCACCTCCAAGCGGGCCTACAGCGACTGGCTCGCCGCCCGCACCCGCACCGAGTCCATGGGGGCGCCCGCGGAGATGTTGTGGGCCTTCCTGCCCCCGCGCACCATCGGCAGCAGACGGTGCGTGTCGACCGCGGTCCTGGAACCCGCGTACGACGTCGCGGGCGACGCCTTCGACCATTCGGTGGTCAAGAACATCCTGCACACGATGATCCTCGACGGCATGGGTCACGATCTGACCGCGGGGCTGACCACGTCGGTCGCCATGGCGGCGGCGCGCAACGCCCGCCGGGACGGGGCCGACCTGCCCGACATCGTCGGCTCCGTCGACCGGGCGCTCGCCCGCTGGCTGCCCGACCACTTCTGTACCGGCGTGATGTGTCGGCTCGACGCGGAGACCGGGGTGCTGCACTGGGTCAACTGCGGGCATCCTCCGCCACTGTTGATCCGGGCCGAGCGGGTACTCGCCGGGGCGCTGGACCGACCCCCGCAACCGCCGATCGGCCTGGCCGGCCCGCTCGCCCCGGCGGCCCGGCACGTCTACGAGGCGACCCTGGAACCCGGCGATTGTGTCCTGCTCTACACCGACGGCGTCGTGGAGGCCCGCGACGCGAACGGTGTGGAGTTCGGCCTCGACCGCTTCACCGACTTCATCATCGGCTCCTCCTCCGCCGGACAGCGCCCGGCGGAGGTGTTGCGGCTGCTCATCCACGCCATCCTCGACCACCAGCGCAACCCGCTGCGCGACGACGCGACCATCCTCCTCTTCGAATGGAGTCCGCAGCCCCGGTGA
- a CDS encoding EF-hand domain-containing protein — protein sequence MSDSPQHRIFAMLDVDGDGVITHEEYLSRVDRVASAVGRDADHPTVAASWTAHDAVFRDMDADRDGRVTFEEYRTWVGHDAFERYCRSALGSLFDIADADADGRLERAEFLRLRTAGGNAETDAAAAFDALDTDRDGLVDRDAYLAGIRSFVTNAESPMAAAYGVAQPVPDRS from the coding sequence GTGTCCGATTCACCGCAGCACCGCATCTTCGCCATGTTGGACGTCGACGGCGACGGCGTCATCACCCACGAGGAATACCTCTCACGGGTGGACCGCGTCGCCTCCGCTGTCGGCCGCGACGCCGACCATCCGACCGTCGCCGCGTCGTGGACCGCTCACGATGCGGTCTTCCGGGACATGGACGCCGACCGCGACGGGCGCGTGACATTCGAGGAATACCGCACGTGGGTCGGGCACGACGCGTTCGAACGCTATTGCCGATCCGCACTGGGTTCCCTGTTCGACATCGCCGACGCCGACGCGGACGGACGCCTGGAGCGGGCCGAATTCCTCCGCTTGCGTACGGCGGGGGGCAACGCGGAAACCGACGCCGCCGCGGCATTCGACGCCCTGGACACCGACCGCGACGGACTGGTCGACCGCGACGCCTACTTGGCGGGCATTCGAAGCTTCGTGACCAACGCGGAGTCCCCCATGGCGGCGGCCTACGGCGTCGCACAGCCGGTGCCGGACCGTTCCTGA
- a CDS encoding FAD-dependent oxidoreductase — MRHRIAVVGCGPAGLTFARVLHRHDHPVTLLERDPAPDARPPGGTLDLREGMGQLALDRAGLLAEFRALSRPEGQAMRILDPDGAVVRDWRPRPDDRANPEIDRGQLRDLLLGPLDVRWGSGVAEVVPGTRDGVLVRFADGRQETFDLVVGADGAWSRVRPAVSSVTPHYTGVTMVETSLDDVDTRHPDLARMIGDGSMAVYGVNRGLVAQRNSGGHVKVYAQFRTPPDRHAHQEPADAEAARSSLLALFDGWAPPVLDLLRHGTHFAHRPLYVLPESHTWTHVGGVTLLGDAAHLMPPLGAGANLAMLDGAELAESIAAGSGDMDEAVRAFEERMWARAARWARITAAGLDRLVSPNPADAVALFDEVQSS, encoded by the coding sequence ATGAGACACCGAATCGCCGTAGTCGGGTGCGGCCCCGCCGGTCTTACCTTCGCCCGCGTCCTGCACCGCCATGACCACCCCGTCACCCTCCTCGAACGTGATCCCGCCCCCGACGCGCGTCCCCCGGGCGGCACGCTGGACCTGCGTGAGGGGATGGGCCAACTCGCGCTGGACAGGGCCGGGTTGCTGGCCGAGTTCCGCGCGTTGTCTCGTCCCGAGGGGCAGGCCATGCGCATCCTGGACCCGGACGGGGCCGTCGTGCGCGACTGGCGACCGCGGCCGGACGACCGGGCCAATCCCGAGATCGACCGCGGGCAACTCCGCGACCTGCTGCTCGGCCCTCTCGACGTCCGGTGGGGGAGCGGTGTGGCGGAGGTGGTGCCGGGGACCCGGGACGGCGTACTGGTGCGTTTCGCGGACGGGCGACAGGAGACGTTCGACCTCGTGGTCGGCGCGGACGGTGCCTGGTCCCGGGTCCGCCCGGCGGTCTCGTCGGTGACGCCGCACTACACCGGCGTCACCATGGTCGAGACCTCCCTGGACGACGTCGACACCCGCCACCCCGACCTGGCCCGGATGATCGGCGACGGCTCCATGGCCGTGTACGGCGTGAACCGAGGTCTGGTCGCCCAACGCAACAGCGGTGGCCACGTCAAGGTGTACGCGCAGTTCCGCACGCCGCCGGACCGGCACGCGCACCAGGAACCGGCCGACGCCGAGGCCGCGCGATCAAGCCTGTTGGCCCTGTTCGACGGTTGGGCCCCTCCCGTACTCGACCTGCTCCGCCACGGCACCCATTTCGCCCACCGCCCGCTGTACGTCCTGCCCGAGTCGCATACCTGGACCCACGTCGGCGGGGTGACGCTCCTGGGCGACGCCGCCCATCTGATGCCGCCCTTGGGGGCGGGCGCGAACCTGGCGATGTTGGACGGCGCCGAACTCGCCGAGTCCATCGCCGCCGGCTCCGGGGACATGGACGAGGCCGTGCGCGCGTTCGAGGAACGGATGTGGGCACGGGCCGCCCGGTGGGCCAGGATCACGGCGGCCGGCCTGGACCGCCTCGTGAGCCCGAATCCGGCCGACGCCGTCGCCCTCTTCGACGAGGTCCAGTCATCCTGA
- a CDS encoding DUF4232 domain-containing protein has translation MPTAPTAPAPPAGCPESGVRVTGEEPDAAMGLRAMTLTMVNCGDTPRGVTGYPGLWVLDADRAEIGVDIDPGAASITTMESLQAEPQPVTLRPGERAVSVVVWRNTVTQAVGSGQNALYLDVEPLPGQARQQIAVPGGIDLGNTGRLGVGPWHTPG, from the coding sequence ATGCCGACGGCGCCGACCGCCCCGGCCCCGCCCGCCGGTTGTCCGGAGTCCGGTGTGCGGGTCACGGGTGAGGAGCCCGACGCGGCGATGGGGCTGCGGGCGATGACCCTGACGATGGTCAACTGCGGCGATACGCCCCGCGGCGTCACCGGATATCCGGGCCTTTGGGTCCTGGACGCCGACCGAGCCGAGATCGGGGTCGACATCGATCCGGGGGCGGCGTCGATCACCACGATGGAGAGCCTCCAGGCCGAGCCGCAACCGGTGACGCTGCGCCCCGGCGAGCGGGCGGTCTCGGTGGTCGTATGGCGCAACACCGTCACACAGGCGGTGGGTTCCGGCCAAAACGCCCTCTACCTCGATGTCGAGCCGCTACCCGGACAAGCCCGCCAACAGATAGCGGTCCCGGGCGGAATCGACCTCGGCAACACCGGACGCCTGGGCGTCGGCCCCTGGCACACCCCCGGCTGA
- a CDS encoding acyl-CoA thioester hydrolase/BAAT C-terminal domain-containing protein: MAAGIVEYESAVPWEGFLAEPIGGPAAAGVLVLSGSSGRIERERCRLFARAGATAMSIRWFGGPGQPSGIREVALETFVAAIALLRERGSERVGVLGVSKGAEAALLVSTVSDCADAVIALAPTSVVWAAVGSGRNRRERPCRSGWTWQGRPLPFVPYDESWQPTEPEGAPVSVLGWYERSLAAHPDRLAAATIPVDRTTADLVLIAGGADRMWPSTRFAHELADRYAATGREAALISRPDAGHRTVFPGEVPPPPSTRFDHGGTPEADAELGAAAWPTVRATILGSRPPAGKAGTKRIGRSPSHSQWCGVGEVRARRGNSVVWSPRVSRRYV; encoded by the coding sequence TTGGCCGCCGGGATCGTGGAGTACGAGTCGGCCGTCCCCTGGGAGGGCTTCCTGGCGGAGCCGATCGGTGGTCCCGCGGCGGCGGGTGTTCTGGTGTTGTCCGGTTCGAGCGGACGGATCGAGCGCGAGCGGTGTCGGCTCTTCGCCCGCGCCGGGGCGACCGCGATGTCGATCCGGTGGTTCGGCGGGCCCGGGCAGCCGTCGGGCATTCGCGAGGTCGCGCTGGAGACCTTCGTCGCCGCGATCGCGTTGCTGCGTGAGCGCGGCTCGGAGCGCGTCGGTGTTCTCGGCGTGTCCAAGGGCGCCGAGGCGGCGCTGCTGGTGTCCACCGTCTCGGACTGCGCCGACGCCGTGATCGCGCTCGCCCCGACGTCGGTCGTCTGGGCCGCTGTCGGCTCCGGCCGGAACCGTCGCGAGCGCCCCTGTCGCTCCGGTTGGACCTGGCAGGGGCGGCCGCTGCCCTTCGTCCCCTACGACGAATCCTGGCAGCCGACGGAGCCGGAAGGCGCGCCGGTGTCCGTGCTCGGCTGGTACGAACGCAGCCTGGCGGCACACCCGGACCGGCTCGCCGCCGCGACCATCCCCGTGGACAGGACCACAGCCGACCTGGTCCTGATCGCGGGCGGCGCGGACCGCATGTGGCCCTCGACGCGTTTCGCCCACGAACTCGCGGACCGCTACGCCGCAACCGGCCGCGAAGCAGCCCTCATCTCCCGACCCGACGCGGGCCACCGAACCGTATTCCCGGGCGAGGTGCCTCCACCCCCATCCACCCGCTTCGACCACGGCGGCACCCCCGAAGCGGACGCCGAACTCGGCGCAGCCGCCTGGCCGACCGTGCGGGCCACCATCCTCGGCAGCCGACCACCGGCCGGGAAAGCCGGCACCAAGCGGATTGGTCGATCTCCGTCACACAGTCAGTGGTGTGGTGTCGGGGAAGTGCGGGCGAGGCGGGGGAATTCGGTGGTTTGGTCGCCGAGGGTGAGTAGGCGGTACGTGTAG
- the mtnK gene encoding S-methyl-5-thioribose kinase has translation MADRILTSAEVPAYIAARATLRELIDPTTLTVAEVGDGNLNLVFVCADAAGRRLVLKQALPYVRLVGPEWPMTEQRAVREAAALRIHGALSEHVCGLLDFDPEGYVLALEDLSDHEVFRTRLNAGGAHEGVAERLAEYLADVAFGTSVHSLTEAEFRTRAAAAINPELCEITEDLVFTEPFLGAERNSVRPALDAPYAELRADRAWSAAAMAMKHTFLTTQETLLHGDLHTGSVFVRGDARDGDLSVRAFDPEFACYGPIGFDLGMLWANLLFAGARAAALGEQDRAEALFGTLATSWDGFTARLRGHWPGRRAPERYPDSYLDGRLPAILADAFGFAGCEAARRTVGLAKVSDLETLDDDRYAVVGAAMLRLSRTLLVDRATLTPARVAEAASALVVGGEGRGPR, from the coding sequence ATGGCTGACCGGATCCTGACCTCCGCCGAGGTCCCCGCCTACATCGCCGCACGCGCCACGCTGCGCGAGCTGATCGACCCGACGACGCTCACCGTCGCCGAGGTCGGCGACGGCAACCTCAACCTCGTCTTCGTCTGCGCCGACGCCGCGGGCCGACGGCTGGTGCTGAAGCAGGCGCTGCCGTACGTGCGCCTCGTCGGCCCGGAATGGCCGATGACCGAACAGCGTGCGGTGCGGGAGGCCGCCGCCCTGCGGATCCACGGCGCACTGTCCGAACACGTCTGCGGTCTCCTCGACTTCGACCCCGAGGGGTACGTGCTCGCGCTCGAAGACCTGTCCGATCACGAGGTGTTCCGCACCCGGCTCAATGCCGGGGGAGCACACGAGGGCGTCGCCGAGCGACTCGCCGAATACCTCGCCGACGTCGCGTTCGGCACCTCGGTCCACAGCCTCACCGAGGCCGAGTTCCGAACCCGCGCCGCCGCCGCGATCAATCCGGAACTCTGCGAGATCACCGAGGATCTCGTGTTCACCGAGCCCTTCCTGGGCGCCGAACGCAACTCGGTACGCCCGGCCCTCGACGCGCCCTACGCCGAACTGCGGGCCGACCGGGCGTGGTCGGCGGCCGCGATGGCGATGAAACACACGTTCCTCACCACGCAGGAAACCCTGCTGCACGGCGACCTGCACACCGGCAGCGTCTTCGTTCGCGGCGACGCGCGGGACGGCGACCTGTCGGTGCGGGCGTTCGACCCCGAGTTCGCGTGCTACGGGCCGATCGGGTTCGACCTCGGCATGTTGTGGGCCAACCTGCTCTTCGCGGGCGCCCGGGCCGCCGCGCTGGGCGAACAGGACCGCGCGGAGGCGCTGTTCGGGACGCTCGCGACGAGCTGGGACGGGTTCACCGCGCGGTTGCGCGGGCACTGGCCGGGGCGGCGCGCGCCGGAGCGCTACCCCGACTCCTACCTCGACGGGCGGCTGCCGGCCATCCTCGCGGACGCGTTCGGCTTCGCGGGCTGCGAGGCGGCCCGCCGTACCGTGGGATTGGCCAAGGTGAGCGACCTGGAGACGCTGGACGACGATCGGTACGCCGTCGTCGGCGCCGCGATGTTGCGGCTGTCCCGGACCCTGCTCGTGGACCGCGCCACGCTGACCCCGGCGCGCGTCGCCGAAGCCGCGTCCGCCCTGGTGGTCGGCGGCGAGGGACGCGGGCCCCGATGA